The following are encoded in a window of Pseudobdellovibrionaceae bacterium genomic DNA:
- a CDS encoding trypsin-like serine protease: MSNVKSGTYVQYLRRLLAGLSLSMLVACQGGEDRSDSWLNPGATEGLIGGQTTLADDPGRNSVVMVLGPQKKGTAQGQADFSTCTGVLVAKNVVLTAAHCLKPVQDEADLYHDGIYADLGKIAFAADPTVAFRVSRILVHEEFEGQKWMQVKGGYMPRAPKDLALARFEGEAPAAAVIAKIPQLEIAKITAQKFHIYGYGLTSMLDDDRAERDREIAWGRDSFIRRTPLLGIHRDARFDTNFEYGFMIDQRETGGICFGDSGGPAFIQYGSETYLVAIHSHRTGIYKGLQGDKPVDGKASSDCHYFAVMTRTGGFAQWIQKGVNTLQETSCENEPLFRLRAAELFEIDEKGMKIVAHPNHGYRIEGAHIGSDRKLAFDVRSDAGCRIPSHQGYLRRAEATDTNASLPIRNVLSAVRGIVNLEVNHLRDRIPMGLTLIPQTLILNLTGLYGWHPPEDGWIFQSVIRNAEGTLVAIPSRAARGRTSTEGGSHIMQALEVDSPELNQAITQAISRDLRVFWLAYSLPGQGGYNQEIWIRDPVRHELVILRQSVRL, encoded by the coding sequence ATGTCGAACGTGAAATCGGGAACTTACGTCCAATACTTGCGCCGGCTCCTCGCGGGGTTGAGCCTCTCGATGCTGGTCGCCTGCCAGGGCGGCGAGGATCGCTCCGATTCGTGGCTGAATCCCGGCGCGACCGAGGGGCTGATCGGCGGGCAAACCACGCTCGCGGACGACCCCGGACGCAACTCCGTCGTCATGGTGTTGGGACCGCAAAAGAAAGGCACCGCTCAGGGCCAAGCGGATTTCAGCACCTGCACGGGCGTGCTTGTCGCGAAAAACGTGGTCCTGACGGCCGCGCACTGCTTGAAGCCGGTTCAGGATGAGGCCGACCTTTACCACGACGGCATCTACGCCGACCTCGGAAAAATCGCATTCGCGGCGGACCCGACGGTCGCGTTTCGCGTGAGCCGCATCCTCGTCCACGAGGAATTCGAAGGACAAAAATGGATGCAGGTGAAGGGCGGTTACATGCCCCGCGCACCGAAGGACCTGGCGCTCGCGCGCTTCGAGGGCGAAGCCCCCGCCGCGGCGGTCATCGCGAAGATCCCGCAGCTCGAGATCGCCAAAATCACCGCGCAGAAGTTCCACATCTACGGCTACGGGCTCACCTCGATGCTCGACGACGACCGCGCCGAACGCGACCGCGAAATCGCCTGGGGACGGGACTCGTTCATTCGTCGCACCCCGCTTCTGGGCATTCACCGCGACGCCCGCTTCGACACGAATTTCGAGTACGGCTTCATGATCGACCAGCGTGAGACCGGCGGGATCTGCTTCGGCGATTCGGGCGGCCCCGCGTTCATTCAATACGGCTCCGAGACGTATCTGGTCGCGATCCACTCGCACCGGACGGGCATTTACAAGGGCCTGCAAGGCGATAAACCCGTCGACGGGAAGGCCTCTTCGGACTGCCACTACTTCGCGGTGATGACCCGCACGGGAGGCTTCGCGCAGTGGATTCAGAAAGGGGTCAACACCCTTCAGGAAACGAGCTGCGAGAACGAACCCCTCTTCCGTCTGCGGGCGGCCGAACTTTTCGAGATCGACGAAAAGGGTATGAAGATCGTGGCGCATCCCAACCATGGCTACCGGATCGAGGGCGCACACATCGGCTCGGATCGTAAACTCGCTTTCGACGTTCGTTCGGATGCGGGCTGCCGGATCCCCTCGCATCAAGGTTACCTGCGCCGGGCCGAGGCGACGGACACCAACGCGAGCCTCCCCATCCGGAACGTCCTTTCCGCCGTGCGCGGGATCGTGAATCTCGAGGTCAATCACCTGCGCGACCGCATCCCGATGGGCCTGACTTTGATTCCGCAGACGCTGATCCTGAACCTCACGGGTCTTTACGGCTGGCATCCGCCCGAGGACGGCTGGATCTTCCAGTCGGTTATCCGTAACGCCGAAGGCACGCTCGTGGCGATCCCCTCGCGGGCCGCCCGGGGACGTACCTCCACCGAAGGGGGAAGCCACATCATGCAGGCGCTAGAGGTCGACTCTCCCGAGCTGAATCAGGCGATCACGCAGGCCATCTCGCGCGATCTGCGGGTCTTCTGGCTCGCCTATTCCCTTCCGGGGCAAGGC
- a CDS encoding RluA family pseudouridine synthase has product MREFEAPEIIYRDEDLLVVNKPAGLLSQQSLDKRRPHVVSWVERHLGVKAALHHRLDKDTSGVLVLGLSKRVNAKLTDLFRDHEMRKTYWALAKPRPEDARTEFSVLNHVAPVRDAKKKLLRMVEVRSGGWKAETDFRVLARAEGFDWIEAKPKTGRTHQIRIHLAGVKRPIWGDFLYGGKNEGYPRLMLHARVLEFPHPFSGDTLELVAPAPADFRAFLERVPKSVTPES; this is encoded by the coding sequence ATGCGCGAATTCGAAGCTCCCGAGATCATCTATCGCGACGAGGATCTGCTCGTCGTGAACAAACCCGCGGGACTTTTGTCGCAGCAGAGTCTCGACAAGCGTCGTCCGCACGTCGTCTCTTGGGTCGAGCGGCACCTGGGCGTGAAGGCCGCGCTTCATCACCGTCTGGACAAAGACACCTCGGGTGTTCTGGTGCTCGGGCTTTCAAAACGTGTGAACGCGAAGCTCACGGACCTTTTCCGCGATCACGAGATGAGGAAAACCTACTGGGCGCTCGCGAAGCCGCGCCCCGAGGACGCGCGCACGGAGTTTTCGGTTCTGAATCACGTCGCGCCCGTGCGTGACGCGAAGAAAAAACTTCTGCGTATGGTGGAGGTCCGTTCCGGCGGCTGGAAGGCCGAGACCGACTTTCGCGTCCTGGCCCGCGCGGAGGGCTTTGACTGGATCGAGGCGAAACCCAAGACCGGTCGCACGCACCAGATCCGCATCCACCTCGCCGGCGTGAAGCGCCCCATCTGGGGGGACTTTCTGTACGGCGGGAAGAATGAGGGCTACCCTCGACTCATGCTCCATGCGCGCGTGCTGGAATTCCCCCATCCGTTTTCGGGAGACACCCTTGAGCTCGTGGCGCCCGCCCCCGCCGACTTCCGCGCCTTCCTGGAGCGGGTGCCGAAATCGGTCACCCCCGAATCCTAG
- the gstA gene encoding glutathione transferase GstA, translating into MKLYFSPGSCSLASRIALLEAGMNAEYVSVDLRTKLDQTGADYTKVNPKGYVPALMLPNGQTMTEGVAILQWVADQNTAKNLLPAWGTAERYKAIEWFNYVATEVHKSYSPLFRPGLSDEQKANQVGVIQKRLQLLETQVGTAGYVLGKDYSFVDTYLFVILSWSPRVGVDLEKFPNLRGFMERVRSRPAVAQALAAEFPKA; encoded by the coding sequence TTGAAACTCTACTTCTCGCCCGGCAGCTGCTCGCTCGCGTCCCGTATCGCCCTTCTCGAAGCCGGCATGAACGCCGAGTACGTGAGCGTCGATTTGCGCACGAAGCTCGACCAGACCGGCGCCGACTACACCAAAGTGAATCCGAAGGGCTACGTGCCGGCGCTCATGCTCCCGAACGGCCAAACGATGACCGAAGGGGTCGCGATCCTGCAGTGGGTGGCCGATCAAAACACCGCGAAGAACCTTCTGCCCGCGTGGGGCACCGCCGAACGTTACAAGGCCATCGAATGGTTCAACTACGTCGCGACCGAAGTTCACAAAAGCTACTCGCCCTTGTTCCGTCCCGGCCTCAGCGACGAACAAAAGGCGAATCAAGTCGGCGTCATTCAAAAACGCCTGCAGCTTTTGGAAACGCAAGTCGGCACCGCGGGCTACGTCCTGGGGAAAGACTACTCCTTCGTCGACACGTACTTATTCGTGATCTTGAGCTGGTCCCCGCGCGTGGGCGTGGATCTTGAGAAATTCCCGAACCTGCGCGGTTTCATGGAGCGTGTGCGGTCGCGGCCGGCGGTGGCGCAAGCCCTCGCCGCGGAATTCCCGAAGGCCTGA
- a CDS encoding VOC family protein gives METNELHRGRLIDHIQFVVKDFGASYRFYSAVFKALGIPEGGKQDGFAWWDEFVITSAESEAAQGKLTGRTHLAFQAADKKMVDLFYHTALEVGGRDNGKPGDRQQYHPGYYAGFVLDPDGNNVEAVYHGEAKRSATSIKITF, from the coding sequence ATGGAAACCAACGAACTGCACCGCGGACGGCTCATCGATCATATCCAATTTGTCGTGAAGGATTTCGGCGCGAGCTACCGCTTTTATAGCGCCGTTTTCAAAGCGCTCGGGATTCCCGAAGGCGGCAAACAGGATGGCTTCGCGTGGTGGGACGAGTTCGTCATCACGAGCGCCGAGAGCGAAGCCGCTCAAGGAAAACTCACCGGGCGAACGCACCTGGCTTTTCAGGCAGCGGACAAAAAAATGGTCGACCTTTTTTACCACACGGCCTTGGAGGTCGGCGGACGCGACAACGGAAAACCCGGCGATCGCCAGCAGTACCATCCCGGTTACTACGCGGGCTTCGTGCTGGATCCCGACGGCAACAACGTCGAGGCCGTCTACCACGGCGAAGCGAAACGTTCCGCGACCTCGATCAAGATCACGTTCTAG
- a CDS encoding protease produces the protein MTGSHYVVSAGRRFIAGGLVALTMFAAQAEPAPEPQMKLNPNSLDLLRNELGFEAARARIQGYLWGTEAKSRRLRVAVLDKGFRDWESRRGVSLPKRTRYIQGPIKAMNASPHGTLMAEIMTSLVVGAEWNRPDYVNIPFDLYLINVAGFSNFKAAVQTIVDEKIDIVLYAEVWELGGNGDGRGFINAEVTKATDAGALWINASGNFNGRAYDSGIEVGEKNLVELPDENNALKVVCEPPRGESECLVKITLTWNAFQDDSTKGTTKDLDLGLFDDKLKTVQVSRLKQVDVPGEAGAGESKYPRETIAANLKKGDYYIRVRSLQTDWTADDRLRILVDGDSVSLPSGSVTESLQNPADHPAVITVGGADAVRSSVSMQLMKPELTVRSSAMEKLGKEFRGSSNAAAIVAAGAILLKYEERSMDREEFLRRASGSASPVGEAAWGWESLGLMTPPGCLQAVEKTTGIREIDQVLKTGGRWVETPLGPKILVARELSSLRPGLAVNAPQQALWVGNRGYLLKNRGEWDPSMSQSVEVIQRPRGTSLCNEDSSFRAFLLQ, from the coding sequence ATGACAGGTTCACATTACGTTGTGTCCGCCGGCCGCCGCTTTATCGCGGGTGGGCTCGTCGCACTGACCATGTTCGCCGCGCAAGCGGAACCTGCTCCGGAACCTCAAATGAAGCTCAACCCGAATTCGCTGGATCTTCTGCGAAACGAGTTGGGCTTCGAAGCCGCCCGTGCCCGCATCCAGGGTTATCTCTGGGGCACGGAGGCGAAATCCCGGCGACTGCGCGTCGCCGTGCTGGATAAAGGCTTCCGCGATTGGGAATCCCGTCGCGGAGTCAGCCTGCCCAAACGCACTCGCTACATTCAAGGTCCCATCAAGGCGATGAACGCGAGTCCGCACGGAACGCTCATGGCCGAAATCATGACGTCGCTCGTGGTCGGTGCCGAGTGGAACCGTCCCGATTACGTGAACATTCCCTTCGATCTTTACCTGATCAACGTCGCGGGTTTCTCGAACTTCAAAGCGGCGGTGCAAACCATCGTCGACGAAAAGATCGACATCGTGCTGTACGCCGAAGTCTGGGAGCTCGGCGGAAACGGTGACGGTCGCGGCTTCATCAATGCCGAAGTGACCAAGGCGACCGATGCCGGCGCCCTTTGGATCAACGCGAGCGGGAACTTCAACGGCCGCGCTTACGATTCGGGAATCGAAGTCGGCGAGAAGAACCTCGTCGAACTTCCCGACGAGAACAACGCGCTCAAGGTCGTTTGCGAGCCGCCCCGGGGCGAAAGCGAATGCCTGGTCAAGATCACCTTGACTTGGAATGCCTTCCAGGACGACTCGACTAAGGGCACGACGAAAGATCTGGATCTGGGACTTTTCGACGACAAACTCAAGACCGTGCAGGTTTCGCGGTTGAAACAGGTCGACGTTCCCGGTGAGGCCGGGGCGGGCGAATCGAAATACCCGCGCGAAACCATCGCGGCGAACTTGAAAAAGGGCGACTACTACATCCGCGTGCGCTCGCTGCAAACCGACTGGACCGCGGACGACCGTCTGCGGATCCTCGTCGATGGCGATTCGGTGTCGCTGCCGTCGGGCTCGGTAACCGAGTCGCTGCAGAATCCCGCCGATCACCCCGCGGTCATCACCGTGGGCGGCGCGGACGCGGTTCGCTCGTCGGTGTCCATGCAGCTGATGAAGCCCGAGCTGACCGTGCGCTCCTCGGCGATGGAGAAGCTCGGTAAAGAGTTCCGCGGAAGTTCCAACGCGGCGGCCATCGTCGCGGCGGGGGCGATCCTTTTGAAATACGAAGAGCGCTCCATGGACCGCGAAGAGTTCCTGCGCCGGGCTTCGGGAAGTGCTTCGCCGGTGGGCGAGGCCGCCTGGGGCTGGGAGTCGCTGGGACTCATGACGCCTCCGGGCTGTTTGCAAGCGGTCGAGAAGACCACGGGCATCCGCGAGATCGATCAAGTTCTGAAAACGGGTGGACGTTGGGTGGAGACGCCCTTGGGACCCAAGATCCTGGTCGCGCGCGAGCTGTCGAGCCTGCGTCCGGGCCTGGCCGTGAACGCTCCCCAGCAGGCGCTCTGGGTGGGGAACCGCGGCTACCTCTTGAAAAATCGCGGCGAGTGGGATCCTTCCATGAGCCAATCCGTCGAAGTGATCCAGCGCCCGCGCGGCACCAGCCTCTGTAACGAAGATTCGAGTTTCCGCGCCTTCCTCCTTCAGTAG
- a CDS encoding cytochrome c, producing MLKGNSRGLFMALVIAVLALAYGNCGRINDSLLMDSSTLGNAMCDSRLRKTFSETYHPFLSKHCAQCHSNSFASPDVGSAYRGFMSRSIQTIDGQAVTAHGSNSNSIAFQPEIDAFKPEFTTALATYQQCRVSDIGVDFMLANKNLPALPAHDGGVDSGWQTLEWKVDELAVPSKRGAVLRAFFKIQIRAYMAAGAVAGLQVRRPMMTLHSGQSDVKVKSLKIHLDNEPNDLISAYNYLDTVVQGTTEVPLEVGGSTPQLPGTFDTNTLFTVKIEGVSSVDEFVPVEPVTPEPVDPGLGLPTRVSFAELTAATGTENVFQRSCVGCHNAGSAAGSLNLQDYASAQASAQNIRDRMNDGTRPMPPAGILDQRSRGVIDVWRASGTPQN from the coding sequence GTGTTAAAAGGGAATTCGCGCGGACTATTCATGGCCTTGGTGATCGCGGTGCTCGCGCTCGCTTACGGCAATTGCGGACGGATCAACGATTCGCTCCTCATGGATTCCAGCACCCTGGGCAACGCGATGTGCGATTCACGTTTGCGTAAGACCTTCAGCGAAACCTACCATCCGTTTCTTTCCAAACACTGCGCGCAGTGCCACTCGAACTCTTTCGCGAGTCCCGACGTGGGTTCGGCGTACCGCGGATTCATGTCGCGTTCGATACAAACCATCGACGGTCAGGCGGTCACGGCGCACGGCTCAAACTCGAACTCGATCGCCTTCCAACCCGAGATCGACGCCTTTAAGCCTGAGTTCACGACGGCCTTGGCCACCTACCAGCAGTGCCGGGTCTCGGATATCGGGGTCGATTTCATGCTCGCGAATAAAAATCTGCCGGCACTTCCCGCGCACGACGGCGGCGTCGATTCGGGTTGGCAAACGCTGGAGTGGAAGGTCGACGAGCTCGCGGTTCCGAGTAAACGGGGCGCGGTCCTGCGGGCCTTCTTCAAGATTCAAATTCGCGCTTACATGGCGGCGGGGGCGGTCGCGGGGCTGCAAGTCCGTCGGCCGATGATGACGCTGCACTCGGGACAATCCGACGTGAAAGTGAAGTCGCTGAAAATTCATTTGGATAACGAACCCAATGATCTGATCTCGGCGTACAACTATCTGGATACCGTGGTGCAGGGGACGACCGAGGTGCCTTTGGAAGTCGGCGGCAGTACGCCGCAGCTCCCGGGAACTTTCGATACCAATACGCTGTTCACGGTGAAGATTGAGGGTGTTTCGAGCGTTGATGAGTTCGTTCCGGTTGAGCCCGTGACGCCCGAGCCGGTGGATCCGGGATTGGGTCTGCCGACGCGTGTGAGTTTTGCGGAATTGACCGCCGCGACCGGCACCGAAAACGTTTTTCAACGCTCATGCGTGGGTTGCCACAATGCGGGCTCGGCGGCGGGCTCCTTGAACTTGCAAGACTACGCTTCGGCCCAGGCCTCCGCGCAAAATATCCGTGACCGGATGAACGACGGCACCCGGCCCATGCCACCGGCGGGAATTCTGGATCAACGTTCACGGGGAGTCATCGACGTTTGGCGCGCCTCGGGCACGCCGCAAAACTAG
- a CDS encoding PQQ-dependent sugar dehydrogenase, with the protein MKNSIFKFLLILTSTVTGSFAFAAPQVVRELETFKTSAGEVQLESLVKGLDVIWGFDFLPGGDIVLTERPGRMKIYRASSHKLEEVKGLPTIRTGGQGGLLDVRVHPDFDKNALVFFTYVEGRAKGEATTVLARAELRGAELRNFKKLVVSEAWTDEDIHFGSRIEFDGKDKVWFTIGDRNERPRVQDLAHHNGKILRVDLDGKPAAGNPFLNRKDARPEIYSSGHRSPQGLAIDPVTGRLWLSEMGPRGGDEINLIVAGANYGWPDATYGREYYGPKIGETSKAGTVQPVKYWVPSISPSGLAFYAGEAFPAWKGHLILGNLSGQHLRRLTLKGEQITEEETWLKDKAWRFRSVRAGPKGEIYFGTDEGRLARIQPLPKN; encoded by the coding sequence ATGAAAAACTCCATTTTCAAATTTCTGCTGATCCTTACGTCCACCGTGACGGGCTCTTTCGCGTTCGCGGCTCCGCAGGTTGTGCGTGAGCTCGAGACGTTCAAAACCTCCGCCGGCGAGGTGCAGCTGGAGTCTTTGGTGAAGGGCCTCGACGTCATTTGGGGTTTTGATTTTCTTCCCGGCGGGGACATCGTCCTCACCGAGCGCCCCGGGCGCATGAAGATTTATCGCGCGTCTTCGCACAAGTTGGAAGAGGTGAAGGGCTTGCCGACGATCCGCACGGGCGGCCAGGGTGGGCTTCTCGATGTGCGCGTGCATCCGGACTTCGACAAAAACGCGCTCGTCTTTTTCACCTATGTCGAGGGCCGCGCGAAAGGCGAGGCGACCACCGTGCTGGCGCGCGCGGAGTTGCGGGGCGCCGAGCTTCGGAATTTCAAAAAACTCGTCGTCAGCGAAGCCTGGACCGACGAGGATATCCACTTCGGCTCGCGCATCGAGTTCGACGGCAAAGACAAGGTGTGGTTCACCATCGGGGACCGCAACGAGCGTCCCCGCGTGCAGGATCTCGCGCATCACAACGGAAAAATCCTGCGCGTGGATTTGGACGGCAAGCCCGCCGCGGGAAATCCGTTTCTGAATCGCAAGGACGCCCGTCCCGAGATCTATTCCTCGGGGCATCGTAGCCCCCAAGGCCTCGCCATTGACCCCGTGACGGGCCGACTGTGGCTTTCCGAAATGGGCCCGCGCGGGGGCGATGAGATCAACCTCATCGTCGCCGGCGCGAACTACGGTTGGCCGGACGCCACTTACGGACGTGAGTACTACGGACCGAAGATCGGTGAAACTTCGAAGGCCGGTACCGTGCAGCCCGTGAAGTATTGGGTGCCGTCGATCTCTCCGTCGGGCCTGGCGTTTTACGCGGGCGAGGCCTTCCCCGCATGGAAAGGCCATCTCATCCTCGGCAATCTGAGCGGTCAGCATCTGCGCCGTCTGACCCTGAAAGGCGAACAGATCACCGAGGAAGAGACGTGGTTGAAAGACAAAGCCTGGCGCTTCCGCAGCGTACGTGCGGGGCCGAAAGGCGAAATCTATTTCGGAACCGATGAGGGGCGCTTGGCGCGGATTCAGCCCCTTCCGAAGAACTGA
- a CDS encoding PilZ domain-containing protein, with product MPKFPTDIEDDEITEITQVGEPERIELDALDDEGTAINFRPATDRRRHPRFDAQVTTVVYSANSSFRTKTENISEGGLRLTDRLPQEFQYVGLEVLMIEEKEEGPFEYYMFKAKAVGNHDEGHRLQFTWVPAQTLTPYREFLSRLERNGIATAA from the coding sequence GTGCCGAAGTTTCCGACGGACATTGAGGATGATGAAATCACCGAAATCACCCAGGTTGGGGAGCCTGAGAGGATTGAACTGGATGCGCTCGACGATGAGGGGACGGCGATCAACTTCCGACCCGCAACGGATCGACGACGTCACCCCCGTTTTGACGCGCAAGTCACCACGGTGGTCTACTCCGCCAACTCGAGTTTTCGCACTAAAACGGAAAACATCTCGGAGGGAGGCCTTCGCCTGACCGATCGCCTTCCCCAAGAATTTCAATACGTGGGCCTTGAAGTCCTGATGATCGAAGAAAAAGAAGAAGGACCTTTCGAGTACTATATGTTCAAGGCGAAAGCGGTCGGCAATCACGACGAGGGTCACCGCCTGCAATTCACCTGGGTGCCCGCGCAAACGCTGACCCCTTACCGTGAGTTCCTCAGTCGCCTCGAGCGCAACGGCATCGCGACCGCCGCTTAG
- a CDS encoding branched-chain amino acid aminotransferase, with the protein MISVQKTSTPKTRPTDDKLGFGQYFTDHMFVAEYEEGKGWDAGKVVPYAPFQMDPAASVLHYGQALFEGVKAFPQKAGGIKVFRPDFNADRLRSGAERLCLPQPPKDLVVEGMKALLRADADWMPKARGTSMYVRPTLIGTEGFLGVRPSRKAIFFVILSPVGRYYKEGSESVRIWIEKEDLRAAPGGLGATKAGANYAASLRAALRAKDRGYAQVLWTDVTHKFVEEVGTMNVFFKLAGKVLTPALNGSILEGGTRRACLELLRADGLAVEERAVSLDEIRAAWKAGQLEEVFGTGTAAVVTPVECLASADEVWELPKGFGPTAKRLYERITSIQYGEAPDTFGWLQEI; encoded by the coding sequence GTGATTTCCGTGCAAAAGACCTCCACGCCCAAGACGCGGCCGACCGACGACAAGTTGGGCTTTGGCCAATATTTCACCGATCACATGTTCGTTGCCGAATATGAAGAAGGCAAAGGCTGGGATGCCGGGAAAGTCGTGCCCTATGCGCCTTTCCAGATGGATCCCGCCGCGAGTGTCTTGCACTACGGCCAAGCGCTGTTCGAAGGCGTGAAGGCCTTCCCGCAGAAAGCGGGGGGCATTAAAGTGTTCCGCCCGGACTTCAACGCCGATCGATTGCGCAGTGGGGCCGAGCGCCTTTGTTTGCCCCAACCTCCGAAAGATCTCGTCGTGGAAGGGATGAAGGCGCTCCTGCGCGCCGATGCCGACTGGATGCCCAAGGCGCGCGGCACGTCGATGTACGTGCGTCCGACCTTGATCGGCACCGAAGGCTTCCTGGGCGTGCGCCCTTCGCGCAAGGCGATCTTCTTCGTGATCTTGTCGCCCGTGGGTCGCTACTACAAAGAGGGCTCCGAGTCGGTGCGCATCTGGATCGAAAAAGAAGATCTGCGTGCGGCGCCCGGTGGCCTCGGCGCGACCAAAGCGGGCGCGAATTACGCGGCCTCGCTGCGCGCGGCTTTGCGCGCGAAAGACCGCGGCTACGCGCAGGTCCTGTGGACCGATGTCACCCACAAGTTCGTGGAAGAGGTCGGCACGATGAACGTCTTCTTCAAACTTGCGGGCAAGGTGCTGACTCCGGCGCTGAACGGTTCGATCCTCGAGGGTGGCACGCGCCGCGCTTGTTTGGAACTCCTGCGCGCGGACGGTCTGGCGGTGGAAGAGCGCGCGGTGTCTTTAGACGAAATTCGCGCGGCCTGGAAAGCGGGACAGCTCGAAGAGGTCTTCGGCACCGGCACGGCCGCGGTCGTGACTCCGGTCGAATGCCTGGCCTCCGCAGACGAAGTCTGGGAGCTCCCCAAAGGCTTCGGCCCCACCGCGAAGCGCCTCTATGAGCGCATCACCTCGATCCAATACGGCGAGGCTCCCGACACCTTCGGCTGGCTGCAAGAGATCTAA
- a CDS encoding ABC-F family ATP-binding cassette domain-containing protein has product MVHLSGVTKQFGPRILYRKAQMQINEGEKIGLVGPNGAGKTTIFRLITGEDSPDEGTVSKPDRLKIGYFSQNIAEMGGRTALQEVMSAVGDFGKLQARIKEIEARLADPDLGEDEMTKILEEYGELQSEFDRIGGYSLESRAAEILTGLGIGPEDYNRPTEHFSGGWKMRIALAKILALQPDLLLMDEPTNHLDIESIIWLEEWLRQFPGALVMTSHDRDFMNRLVSKIVEVNHKTLTTYGGDYDFYERERKIRHEQLIASAKRQEDMLAKENEFIARFAARASHAAQVQSRVKKLEKIEIIEVPPEEKEIQFQWPEPPRGGDEVVKFEGLQKTWTTPEGREKLVFKDASALVRRLDRVAVVGINGAGKSTLMKVLTGQTQPTTGKYQIGPSIQLGYFSQSSMDILNPANTLLDELQSHFPHQNVGYLRNLLGAMKFSGEDHDKKISILSGGEKSRVVLATLLANPLNFLVLDEPTNHLDIQSRDVLLDALKSFPGTVMMVSHDRHFLRELTTRVFELHKNSLQVFDGTWDYYVEKRGDIFKREAPKI; this is encoded by the coding sequence ATGGTTCATCTCTCCGGCGTCACCAAACAATTTGGTCCTCGTATTCTTTATCGCAAAGCCCAGATGCAAATTAACGAGGGCGAAAAAATCGGCCTCGTCGGCCCGAACGGTGCCGGGAAAACGACCATCTTCCGCTTGATCACCGGCGAAGATTCGCCCGACGAAGGAACCGTTTCCAAACCCGATCGTTTGAAGATCGGTTACTTCTCGCAAAACATCGCCGAGATGGGCGGCCGCACCGCTTTGCAAGAGGTCATGAGCGCCGTCGGCGACTTCGGTAAACTCCAAGCCCGCATCAAAGAGATCGAAGCGCGCCTGGCCGACCCCGATCTCGGCGAAGACGAAATGACCAAAATCCTAGAGGAATACGGCGAGCTGCAAAGCGAGTTCGACCGCATCGGCGGCTATTCGCTAGAGTCGCGTGCGGCGGAAATTCTGACGGGACTCGGGATCGGGCCCGAAGACTACAATCGCCCCACCGAACATTTTTCGGGCGGATGGAAGATGCGGATCGCGCTGGCGAAAATTCTGGCGCTGCAGCCCGATCTGCTTTTGATGGACGAGCCGACGAACCATTTGGATATCGAAAGCATCATCTGGCTCGAGGAATGGCTGCGCCAATTTCCCGGCGCGCTCGTCATGACCTCCCACGATCGCGACTTCATGAACCGTTTGGTCTCGAAGATCGTCGAAGTGAACCACAAGACGCTCACCACCTACGGCGGCGACTACGATTTCTACGAACGCGAGCGCAAGATCCGTCACGAGCAGCTGATCGCCTCGGCGAAACGCCAAGAGGACATGCTCGCAAAGGAGAATGAGTTCATCGCCCGCTTCGCGGCCCGCGCTTCGCACGCGGCACAAGTGCAGTCGCGCGTGAAGAAACTCGAAAAGATCGAGATCATCGAAGTCCCGCCCGAAGAAAAGGAAATCCAGTTCCAGTGGCCCGAGCCCCCACGCGGCGGCGACGAGGTCGTGAAGTTCGAAGGCTTACAGAAAACGTGGACGACGCCCGAAGGCCGCGAAAAGCTCGTCTTCAAGGACGCCAGCGCCCTCGTGCGCCGTTTGGACCGCGTCGCCGTCGTCGGTATCAACGGCGCCGGGAAGTCGACCCTCATGAAGGTCCTGACGGGTCAGACCCAACCCACCACGGGCAAATACCAGATCGGTCCGTCCATTCAGCTGGGCTACTTCAGCCAAAGCTCCATGGACATCCTGAATCCCGCGAACACGCTGCTCGACGAGCTGCAATCGCACTTCCCGCACCAGAACGTGGGCTACTTAAGAAACCTTCTCGGCGCGATGAAGTTCTCGGGCGAGGATCACGACAAAAAAATCTCGATCCTGTCGGGCGGCGAAAAAAGCCGCGTGGTGCTCGCCACACTGCTCGCCAATCCGCTGAACTTCTTGGTTTTGGATGAGCCGACGAACCACTTGGATATCCAGTCACGCGACGTGCTTCTGGATGCGCTCAAAAGCTTCCCGGGCACCGTCATGATGGTCAGCCACGATCGCCACTTCCTGCGCGAACTGACGACCCGGGTCTTCGAGCTGCACAAAAACTCGCTCCAAGTCTTCGACGGCACGTGGGACTACTACGTCGAAAAACGCGGCGACATCTTCAAACGCGAAGCCCCGAAGATTTAG